A genome region from Chlorobaculum tepidum TLS includes the following:
- the uvrA gene encoding excinuclease ABC subunit UvrA translates to MLSTERPNAQPPETNIISSPDDGHETRLPDIVLGGVSTHNLKHVTVRIPRNRFVVLTGLSGSGKSSLAFDTLYAEGHRRYVESLSAYVRQFLERMPKPEIETVEGIAPAIAIEQKAIPKNPRSTVGTVSEIYDYLRLLYARIGKIYSRDTGELVLKHTPEDVSLQARFFDEGTRFYVGYPFPSHHDERHHDRTVADELKNLLKKGFFRLLKGESVIDISDDKERAGVEMMKRAELSELLVLVDRFVAKKDEKVYSRVAQAAESCFAESGGQAVIRVAGGKEFRFSDRLELNGVTYQEPSPQLFAFNSPIGACTSCQGFGRIAGIDEDAVVPDKSLSLKEGAISCWNSEKYSWYRKQLLKIAPEVGIPVDVPYEKLGRVHREMLWKGIPERSFKGLWPFFEEIEKDAGYKVHYRVFLSRYRGYATCPECEGARLNPDALQVRVSGKNIGEVVRMTIADAQTFFASLDISPFDRSVADSVLREINKRLGYLMDVGLDYLTLDRLTHTLSGGEFQRINLSTSLGSPLVGAIYILDEPSIGLHQSDSARLVALLKRLRDLGNTVVVVEHDREIIEAADEVIDLGPRAGRLGGEVVFHGPPSAMAGAEGSLTADYLSGRKQIAVPAERRKPDFSRCIEIIGAMQNNLRNIDVRFPLGVMTCVTGVSGSGKSTLVNDILKLGIIRAKEGSREKVGTHRAIKGVEFIEKVEHVDQSPIGKSSRSNPATYLKIFDDIRQLFASTRESKSRGWKPGYFSFNIPGGRCETCAGEGTVKIEMQFLADIEAVCEECEGKRYKASTLEVKYNGLSISEVLDLTVEEAISFFGQEKSIQKKLQVLQEVGLEYIRLGQSSSTLSGGEAQRLKLASFISRSDVSNTLFIFDEPTTGLHFDDISKLVRCFEELMARGNTLVIIEHNPDIIKQADWIIDLGPGAGVRGGDIVAVGTPEEIVACEASLTGRHLRGYL, encoded by the coding sequence ATGTTATCCACCGAGCGCCCCAACGCACAACCACCGGAAACAAATATAATATCCAGTCCGGATGACGGACATGAAACCCGCCTGCCGGACATCGTGCTTGGCGGCGTTTCGACACACAACCTCAAGCATGTCACCGTTCGCATTCCCCGCAACCGGTTCGTGGTTCTGACCGGCCTGAGCGGTTCCGGCAAGTCGAGCCTTGCCTTTGACACGCTTTACGCCGAGGGGCACCGGCGCTACGTCGAGTCGCTTTCGGCTTACGTTCGCCAGTTTCTCGAACGGATGCCCAAACCCGAGATTGAGACGGTCGAGGGGATCGCGCCTGCCATTGCCATCGAGCAGAAGGCGATTCCGAAAAATCCCCGCTCGACGGTTGGTACCGTTTCTGAAATTTACGACTACCTGCGGCTGCTCTATGCGCGTATCGGCAAGATCTATTCACGCGACACCGGCGAGCTGGTGCTCAAGCACACGCCCGAGGATGTGAGCTTGCAGGCGCGATTCTTCGACGAAGGCACGCGCTTCTACGTCGGCTATCCCTTTCCGAGCCACCATGATGAGCGTCATCACGACCGCACGGTGGCCGACGAGCTGAAGAATCTGCTCAAGAAAGGCTTTTTCCGCCTGCTGAAAGGGGAGAGTGTCATCGATATTTCCGACGACAAGGAGCGCGCCGGGGTGGAGATGATGAAGCGCGCCGAGCTGTCGGAGCTGCTGGTGCTGGTGGATCGCTTCGTCGCCAAAAAGGATGAGAAGGTTTACAGCCGCGTTGCCCAGGCTGCCGAAAGCTGCTTTGCCGAGTCGGGCGGTCAGGCGGTCATCCGCGTGGCGGGCGGCAAGGAGTTCCGCTTCAGCGACCGGCTGGAGCTGAACGGTGTTACCTATCAGGAGCCGTCGCCCCAGCTTTTCGCCTTCAACTCTCCCATCGGGGCCTGTACGTCCTGCCAGGGTTTCGGGCGCATCGCCGGGATCGACGAGGATGCGGTGGTGCCGGACAAGTCGCTCTCGTTGAAGGAGGGGGCGATTTCGTGCTGGAACTCTGAAAAGTATTCGTGGTACCGCAAGCAGTTGCTCAAGATCGCGCCGGAGGTGGGTATTCCGGTTGATGTGCCCTACGAAAAACTTGGCCGCGTACATCGCGAGATGCTCTGGAAGGGGATTCCCGAGCGGAGCTTCAAGGGTTTGTGGCCCTTTTTCGAAGAGATCGAAAAGGACGCGGGCTACAAAGTGCATTACCGGGTGTTCCTGAGTCGCTACCGGGGCTACGCCACCTGCCCGGAGTGCGAGGGGGCGCGGCTCAATCCCGACGCCTTGCAGGTGCGGGTTTCCGGCAAGAACATCGGCGAAGTCGTGCGCATGACCATCGCCGATGCGCAGACCTTTTTTGCCAGCCTCGACATTTCGCCTTTCGATCGCTCGGTGGCCGACTCGGTGCTGCGCGAGATCAACAAGCGGCTCGGCTACCTGATGGATGTCGGGCTTGACTACCTTACGCTCGACCGGCTGACGCACACCCTCTCCGGCGGCGAGTTTCAGCGCATCAACCTCTCGACCTCACTCGGCTCGCCGCTGGTGGGTGCGATCTACATTCTCGACGAGCCGAGCATCGGCTTGCACCAGAGTGACTCGGCGCGTCTCGTGGCGCTGCTCAAGCGGTTGCGAGACCTTGGCAACACGGTGGTGGTGGTCGAGCACGACCGCGAAATCATCGAGGCTGCCGACGAGGTGATCGACCTCGGCCCGCGCGCCGGGCGGCTCGGCGGCGAGGTAGTCTTCCACGGTCCGCCGTCAGCAATGGCCGGGGCGGAGGGGTCGCTGACCGCCGACTACCTCAGCGGCCGCAAGCAGATCGCCGTGCCTGCGGAGCGGCGCAAGCCGGACTTTTCGCGCTGCATCGAAATTATCGGAGCGATGCAGAACAACCTGCGCAACATCGACGTCAGGTTCCCGCTCGGCGTCATGACCTGCGTCACCGGTGTCAGCGGCTCCGGCAAATCGACACTCGTCAACGACATTCTCAAGCTCGGCATCATCCGTGCCAAGGAGGGATCGCGGGAGAAGGTGGGCACGCACCGGGCCATCAAGGGCGTCGAGTTCATTGAGAAGGTCGAGCATGTTGACCAGTCGCCCATCGGCAAATCGAGCCGCAGCAATCCGGCCACTTACCTCAAGATTTTCGACGATATTCGTCAGCTCTTTGCCTCGACCCGCGAGAGCAAGTCACGCGGCTGGAAGCCTGGCTACTTCTCGTTCAACATCCCCGGCGGGCGCTGCGAAACCTGTGCAGGCGAGGGGACGGTCAAGATCGAGATGCAGTTTCTGGCCGACATCGAGGCGGTCTGCGAGGAGTGTGAGGGCAAGCGCTACAAGGCTTCGACGCTTGAGGTGAAATACAACGGGCTCTCCATCTCCGAGGTGCTCGACCTGACCGTCGAGGAGGCGATCAGCTTTTTCGGGCAGGAGAAGTCGATCCAGAAAAAACTTCAGGTGTTGCAGGAGGTGGGGCTCGAATACATCCGCCTCGGCCAGTCATCGAGCACCCTTTCCGGCGGCGAGGCGCAGCGGCTCAAACTCGCCAGCTTCATCTCGCGCTCGGACGTGAGCAATACGCTTTTCATCTTCGATGAACCCACCACCGGCCTGCACTTCGACGACATCTCCAAGCTCGTGCGCTGCTTTGAGGAGCTGATGGCGCGCGGCAACACGCTGGTCATCATCGAGCACAACCCCGATATCATCAAGCAGGCCGACTGGATCATCGACCTCGGCCCCGGCGCAGGTGTGCGTGGCGGCGACATTGTTGCTGTGGGTACGCCGGAGGAGATTGTCGCTTGCGAAGCCTCGCTCACGGGGAGGCATTTGCGGGGGTATTTGTAG
- a CDS encoding GAF domain-containing protein encodes MPDPSIDKRNEQQAPSPQPDGMPAVDTPQGNNFFKNIFENHAAVMMLIDAESGSIVDANQAAARFYGWPVSQLRSMKIDEINAPSWAHEHPWLKKLSEEKEDRFFSMHRKADGTLSFVELNFGTIPLENKTLILAIIQDNSERYNFAALTEFRHHLLEMADNASTEDLLTYTLDEAERLTGSTLGFFDLISDDQSIMRSACSSNAKKDNCGHARHPIVINFKAPADVLQKKRAIIHNDHATLRHCNSKSVSHKEAIRELIVPVIRNGKVMAILEVGNKPANYDQNDIQLLNELSGVAWDIIARKHAEDSAQKTMKAMQHTQNMDSIGRLAGGIAHDINNMLSTILGHTEIVIEELNDKSPYVENLLNIRDSTMRAAQLIQQLLAFARKQTILPKILELDTALQDEVPMLQKLIGEKIHLELRPGSHGAKILIDPSQFEQLLTSLCANAREASNGTGSVIIETSSIKVYPADCYANHPCQTPGNFAMISVIDNGCGIDKNVLPHIFEPFFTTKEVGNGSGMGLSTVYGIVTQNNGYLECESTPGKGSRFTIYLPLIEETTVPDRKRLRKDTTSNGDQLTILVIDDNEAILYIVKTALEKRGYRVLSTTSANEAINIVANSGKKIDLLLADVVMPEMNGKELSRKLRAISPHLKTIFMSGFPQEINLFDEEDTEHERYFISKPFKLAEFTATIKAILTESHGTQNPETETKS; translated from the coding sequence ATGCCTGATCCCAGTATTGATAAGAGAAACGAACAGCAGGCCCCATCACCGCAACCCGATGGTATGCCCGCAGTTGACACGCCCCAAGGCAATAATTTTTTCAAGAATATTTTTGAGAACCATGCTGCTGTAATGATGCTTATCGATGCTGAATCAGGCAGCATCGTCGATGCCAACCAGGCCGCAGCCAGATTTTACGGATGGCCTGTCAGCCAGCTCCGCTCGATGAAAATCGATGAGATTAACGCACCATCGTGGGCACATGAACACCCCTGGCTGAAAAAGCTGTCGGAAGAAAAAGAGGACCGATTTTTCTCGATGCACCGGAAAGCCGACGGAACACTCTCTTTTGTTGAGCTGAACTTCGGCACAATCCCCCTGGAAAACAAAACGCTGATCCTGGCCATCATACAGGACAATAGCGAACGCTACAATTTCGCGGCGCTGACCGAATTCAGGCACCATCTTCTCGAAATGGCTGACAACGCTTCGACCGAGGATTTACTCACCTATACGCTTGATGAGGCTGAACGGCTGACTGGCAGCACACTCGGATTTTTCGATCTGATCTCGGATGATCAGTCGATTATGAGATCCGCCTGTTCGAGCAACGCAAAAAAAGATAACTGCGGCCATGCAAGACATCCCATAGTGATCAACTTTAAAGCACCAGCTGACGTCCTACAGAAAAAGAGAGCAATAATCCACAATGATCATGCAACACTGAGGCACTGCAACAGCAAATCAGTATCGCACAAGGAAGCCATACGCGAGCTGATCGTACCGGTCATCCGCAACGGCAAGGTGATGGCAATTCTCGAAGTCGGCAATAAGCCCGCCAACTATGACCAGAATGACATCCAGCTGCTCAACGAGTTGAGCGGAGTGGCATGGGATATCATTGCCCGAAAGCATGCTGAAGATTCAGCACAAAAGACGATGAAAGCCATGCAGCATACACAGAACATGGATTCGATCGGCCGTCTCGCAGGTGGCATTGCCCACGACATCAACAATATGCTTTCGACCATTTTAGGACATACTGAAATAGTCATCGAGGAATTGAATGACAAAAGCCCATATGTCGAAAATCTGCTGAACATCCGCGACTCAACCATGCGCGCAGCCCAACTGATACAGCAATTGCTTGCCTTTGCGCGAAAACAAACGATCCTGCCAAAAATTTTAGAACTGGACACAGCCCTTCAGGACGAAGTGCCGATGTTGCAAAAACTGATCGGGGAAAAGATACACCTCGAGCTACGCCCCGGTAGTCATGGAGCAAAAATTCTGATAGACCCATCCCAGTTCGAGCAGTTGCTAACAAGCCTGTGCGCCAATGCGCGCGAAGCCAGCAATGGCACGGGATCGGTAATTATCGAAACCTCAAGCATAAAAGTGTATCCCGCCGATTGCTATGCAAACCATCCCTGCCAGACTCCAGGCAATTTTGCCATGATTTCGGTAATTGACAACGGCTGTGGCATAGACAAGAATGTACTTCCCCACATCTTCGAACCTTTTTTCACCACGAAAGAAGTCGGAAATGGCAGTGGCATGGGACTTTCAACCGTTTATGGTATCGTCACGCAGAACAACGGCTATCTCGAATGCGAAAGCACTCCAGGCAAGGGAAGCCGCTTTACGATTTACCTGCCCTTGATTGAAGAAACGACCGTGCCGGACAGAAAGAGGCTGCGGAAAGATACTACCAGTAATGGTGATCAGCTGACAATACTGGTAATCGATGATAATGAGGCGATCCTTTATATCGTCAAAACCGCTCTTGAAAAAAGGGGATACCGTGTGCTTTCAACAACCTCGGCAAACGAAGCGATCAACATCGTGGCAAATTCGGGAAAGAAAATTGACCTGCTTCTGGCTGATGTAGTCATGCCAGAAATGAACGGCAAAGAGCTTTCAAGGAAACTTCGCGCCATATCCCCTCATCTGAAAACCATTTTTATGTCCGGCTTTCCACAGGAAATAAACTTGTTTGACGAGGAGGATACTGAACACGAGAGGTATTTCATCAGCAAACCGTTCAAGCTCGCCGAATTTACCGCCACTATCAAAGCGATACTCACTGAGTCTCATGGCACGCAGAACCCCGAAACGGAAACGAAGTCTTGA
- a CDS encoding glycosyltransferase family 2 protein, translating to MQASGKTTPAVTVIIPHLRNRPTLDACLDALRKTTFRDFAVLVVDNGGDASDLAGLESCYPEISVLHLPENAGYAGGCNAGLKLVISPYVVFLNDDTVVEPEWLGCLVEAAECDPQIAALQPKILSLPEHRQGRRVFDYAGAAGGLIDRLGFPYCLGRSFGGREVDAGQYDEMCDIFWASGVALFVQREVAEKLGGFETEFFMHMEEIDLCWRMLLAGYRVRSVPQSVVWHEGGASLSEGSPLKVYYNHRNAMLTLLRNRSTVPLVLLLPLRIALEAAAVLYYLAGGKAGVMRAGQVARAFADVLRRLPETLRQRREIQRSRRVSDRELFRNTPLSIFLPRRPD from the coding sequence ATGCAAGCATCGGGCAAAACCACACCGGCGGTGACGGTTATCATTCCGCATCTCAGGAACCGCCCGACGCTCGATGCCTGCCTCGATGCTCTTCGCAAAACTACCTTCCGCGACTTCGCCGTGCTCGTCGTCGATAACGGCGGCGACGCATCTGATCTCGCGGGTCTCGAATCCTGCTATCCCGAAATCTCGGTTCTCCACCTGCCCGAAAACGCCGGATATGCTGGTGGCTGCAACGCGGGTCTGAAACTTGTGATTTCGCCGTATGTCGTTTTTTTGAATGATGATACCGTCGTCGAGCCGGAGTGGCTTGGTTGCCTCGTCGAGGCGGCGGAATGCGATCCGCAAATTGCCGCGTTGCAGCCGAAGATTCTTTCCCTGCCAGAGCATCGGCAGGGCCGGCGAGTGTTCGATTACGCCGGAGCAGCAGGCGGGCTGATCGACCGGCTCGGATTTCCGTATTGTCTTGGTCGAAGCTTCGGCGGGCGGGAGGTGGACGCTGGGCAGTACGACGAGATGTGCGACATTTTCTGGGCGTCGGGTGTGGCGCTCTTCGTGCAGCGTGAGGTGGCCGAAAAGCTCGGCGGCTTCGAGACGGAATTTTTCATGCACATGGAGGAGATCGATCTCTGCTGGCGGATGCTACTGGCGGGCTACCGGGTGCGGTCAGTGCCACAATCGGTGGTGTGGCATGAGGGCGGCGCGTCGCTCTCGGAAGGTTCGCCGCTGAAGGTCTACTACAACCACCGCAACGCCATGCTTACGCTGCTGCGCAACCGGAGCACCGTGCCGCTCGTGCTGCTGCTGCCACTGCGTATAGCGCTCGAAGCGGCGGCAGTGCTCTATTATCTCGCGGGTGGAAAAGCTGGAGTGATGCGGGCTGGGCAGGTGGCGCGGGCGTTCGCCGATGTGCTGCGGAGATTGCCGGAAACCCTCCGGCAGCGGCGGGAAATTCAGCGGTCGAGACGCGTCAGCGACCGGGAGCTTTTCCGCAATACGCCGCTCTCGATTTTCCTTCCGCGTCGTCCAGATTAG
- a CDS encoding CPBP family intramembrane glutamic endopeptidase produces the protein MEKAYSIDSGSASLNERFKLAFGLTALIWITGLVGHFTPLKEWPALVLYVVGGMGVVVWRGASKGEWVEMYLAGGDLKKSLKWGGIAGGILFVLDLVNTVIYYSKGAPPMVDMLGILVNMNFLFLFPILVLAEEFLWRGLMLSSMVEKGFNPHLSVFVTALCYVLNHYAVAPVGMYERGLMAMMAFPIGILGGYIVLKSKNVWGSVLVHMITMFSMVLDIFVIPNVVPSLFHL, from the coding sequence ATGGAAAAGGCATATTCGATTGATTCCGGTTCTGCTTCGCTGAACGAGCGTTTCAAACTCGCGTTCGGGCTGACGGCTCTCATCTGGATCACCGGCCTTGTCGGTCATTTCACCCCGCTGAAGGAGTGGCCCGCGCTAGTGCTCTACGTTGTCGGTGGCATGGGCGTTGTCGTCTGGCGCGGTGCGAGCAAAGGCGAGTGGGTCGAAATGTACCTCGCGGGCGGGGATCTGAAAAAATCCCTGAAGTGGGGTGGCATCGCTGGCGGCATCCTTTTCGTGCTCGACCTTGTCAACACGGTGATCTACTACTCGAAAGGCGCGCCGCCGATGGTTGACATGCTTGGCATTCTGGTCAACATGAATTTTCTTTTTCTTTTCCCGATTCTCGTGCTCGCCGAGGAGTTCCTGTGGCGTGGGCTTATGCTCTCATCGATGGTCGAGAAAGGATTCAATCCCCACCTGAGTGTTTTCGTGACTGCCCTGTGCTACGTCCTGAACCACTACGCTGTTGCGCCGGTCGGCATGTACGAGCGCGGGCTGATGGCGATGATGGCTTTTCCGATTGGCATTCTTGGCGGTTATATTGTGCTCAAATCGAAGAACGTCTGGGGAAGCGTACTGGTACACATGATTACCATGTTTTCGATGGTGCTCGATATTTTTGTCATCCCCAATGTGGTGCCTTCACTATTTCATCTATGA
- the groL gene encoding chaperonin GroEL (60 kDa chaperone family; promotes refolding of misfolded polypeptides especially under stressful conditions; forms two stacked rings of heptamers to form a barrel-shaped 14mer; ends can be capped by GroES; misfolded proteins enter the barrel where they are refolded when GroES binds): MTAKDILFDAEARTKLKVGVDKLANAVKVTLGPAGRNVLIDKKFGAPTSTKDGVTVAKEIELVDPVENMGAQMVREVASKTSDVAGDGTTTATVLAQAIYREGLKNVTAGARPIDLKRGIDRAVKEVVAELRNISRSISGKKEIAQVGTISANNDPEIGELIAEAMDKVGKDGVITVEEAKGMETELKVVEGMQFDRGYLSPYFVTNSETMEAELDEALILIHDKKISNMKELLPILEKAAQSGRPLLIIAEDIEGEALATLVVNKLRGTLKVAAVKAPGFGDRRKAMLEDIAILTGGTVISEEKGYKLENATMAYLGQAARITIDKDNTTIVEGKGKQEEIKARINEIKGQIEKSTSDYDTEKLQERLAKLSGGVAVLKIGASTEVEMKEKKARVEDALHATRAAVQEGIVVGGGVALIRAAKGLAKAVADNEDQKTGIEIIRRALEEPLRQIVANTGTTDGAVVLEKVKNAEGDYGFNARTEQYENLIEAGVVDPTKVTRSALENAASVASILLTTEAAITDVKEDKADMPAMPPGGMGGGMY; encoded by the coding sequence ATGACTGCTAAAGATATTCTCTTTGACGCCGAGGCGAGGACCAAACTCAAGGTTGGCGTCGATAAACTTGCCAATGCCGTAAAAGTGACCCTTGGCCCAGCCGGTCGTAACGTGCTTATCGATAAAAAATTCGGTGCTCCAACCTCCACCAAGGACGGCGTGACCGTTGCAAAAGAGATCGAACTTGTCGATCCGGTTGAGAACATGGGCGCCCAGATGGTTCGCGAAGTGGCTTCCAAAACCAGCGATGTCGCTGGCGACGGCACCACCACAGCCACCGTGCTCGCCCAGGCCATCTACCGCGAAGGTCTGAAGAACGTCACCGCCGGTGCTCGCCCGATCGACCTGAAGCGTGGCATCGACCGCGCCGTGAAAGAGGTCGTCGCCGAGCTGCGCAACATCAGCCGCTCTATCTCCGGCAAGAAAGAGATCGCCCAGGTTGGCACCATTTCGGCCAACAACGATCCGGAAATCGGTGAGCTGATCGCCGAGGCGATGGACAAGGTCGGCAAGGACGGCGTCATCACCGTCGAAGAGGCAAAGGGCATGGAGACCGAGCTGAAAGTTGTCGAGGGTATGCAATTCGACCGCGGCTACCTCTCTCCTTACTTCGTGACCAACTCGGAGACCATGGAAGCCGAGCTTGACGAGGCGCTCATCCTGATCCACGACAAGAAGATCAGCAACATGAAAGAGCTGCTTCCGATTCTCGAAAAAGCCGCACAGTCCGGTCGTCCGCTGCTCATCATTGCCGAGGACATCGAGGGTGAAGCGCTGGCCACCCTTGTGGTCAACAAGCTCCGTGGCACCCTGAAAGTCGCCGCCGTCAAGGCTCCTGGCTTCGGTGACCGCCGTAAGGCCATGCTCGAAGACATCGCCATCCTCACCGGTGGCACTGTTATCTCCGAAGAGAAGGGCTACAAACTCGAGAACGCTACCATGGCTTATCTTGGCCAGGCTGCCCGTATCACTATCGACAAGGACAATACCACCATCGTTGAAGGCAAAGGCAAGCAGGAAGAGATCAAGGCCCGTATCAACGAGATCAAAGGCCAGATCGAGAAATCGACCTCCGATTACGACACCGAGAAGCTCCAGGAACGCCTGGCCAAGCTCTCCGGCGGTGTTGCCGTGCTGAAAATCGGTGCATCGACCGAAGTCGAGATGAAAGAGAAAAAAGCTCGCGTTGAAGATGCTCTGCACGCAACCCGTGCAGCCGTTCAGGAAGGCATCGTGGTTGGCGGTGGCGTTGCGCTCATCCGCGCAGCCAAAGGTCTCGCCAAGGCTGTTGCCGACAACGAAGACCAGAAGACCGGTATCGAGATCATCCGCCGTGCGCTCGAAGAGCCGCTCCGCCAGATCGTTGCCAACACCGGCACGACCGATGGCGCCGTCGTTCTCGAGAAGGTGAAGAACGCTGAAGGCGATTACGGCTTCAATGCTCGCACCGAGCAGTACGAGAACCTCATCGAGGCTGGCGTTGTTGATCCGACCAAGGTGACCCGTAGCGCGCTCGAGAACGCCGCTTCGGTTGCCAGCATCCTGCTTACCACGGAAGCTGCAATCACCGATGTCAAGGAAGACAAGGCTGATATGCCTGCAATGCCTCCGGGTGGCATGGGTGGTGGCATGTACTGA
- the groES gene encoding co-chaperone GroES, with the protein MNLKPLADRVIVKPAPAEEKTKGGLYIPDTGKEKPMYGEVVAVGPGKVSDAGQVVAMQVKAGDKVLYGKYSGTEVHVEGEDYLIMRESDIFAILG; encoded by the coding sequence ATGAACTTGAAACCATTAGCTGATCGAGTTATTGTTAAGCCCGCTCCTGCCGAAGAGAAAACCAAGGGTGGGCTCTACATTCCCGATACCGGCAAAGAGAAGCCGATGTATGGTGAAGTCGTCGCCGTTGGTCCGGGCAAGGTTTCCGATGCTGGCCAGGTTGTTGCCATGCAGGTGAAAGCTGGCGACAAGGTCCTTTACGGCAAGTACTCAGGCACCGAAGTCCATGTCGAGGGCGAGGACTACCTGATCATGCGCGAGTCCGATATCTTCGCGATTCTTGGCTGA
- the queC gene encoding 7-cyano-7-deazaguanine synthase QueC yields the protein MRAVLLVSGGMDSLVATALAHREGLELAAMHVNYGQRTWQKELECFRQICVHYGIVDRLEVDAMFLSAIGGSSLTDATIPVGPADLAGTDIPTSYVPFRNANFLSMAVSWSEVIGANRIYIGAVEEDSSGYPDCRKVFYDAFNQVIEHGTRPETRIEIVTPLIAMSKAEIVRRGMELDAPFHFSWSCYKSEGKACGVCDSCARRLRAFASVGMDDPVEYEVRPNYLQ from the coding sequence ATGAGAGCAGTACTACTGGTCAGCGGCGGGATGGATAGCCTGGTGGCTACCGCGCTGGCGCATCGTGAGGGACTCGAGCTGGCGGCCATGCATGTCAATTACGGGCAGCGGACGTGGCAGAAGGAGCTCGAGTGTTTCCGGCAGATTTGTGTCCATTACGGCATCGTTGACCGGCTCGAGGTCGATGCCATGTTCCTCAGCGCCATCGGCGGCTCGTCGCTGACCGACGCCACGATTCCCGTTGGTCCGGCTGACCTCGCGGGCACCGATATTCCAACCAGTTACGTGCCTTTCCGCAATGCCAACTTCCTCTCGATGGCCGTGAGCTGGTCGGAGGTGATCGGCGCGAACCGCATCTACATCGGCGCGGTCGAGGAGGATTCGTCGGGCTATCCCGATTGCCGCAAGGTGTTTTACGACGCTTTCAACCAGGTGATCGAACACGGTACGCGCCCTGAAACCCGCATTGAAATCGTGACGCCGCTTATCGCCATGAGCAAGGCGGAGATCGTCCGGCGCGGCATGGAACTCGATGCGCCGTTTCACTTTAGCTGGTCGTGCTACAAAAGCGAGGGCAAGGCGTGCGGCGTGTGCGACAGTTGCGCCCGGCGCTTGCGGGCTTTTGCTTCGGTTGGTATGGACGACCCTGTCGAGTACGAAGTCAGACCGAATTATCTGCAATAA
- the trpA gene encoding tryptophan synthase subunit alpha, whose protein sequence is MKENRITRLVKQDKKLLIAYYMPEFPVPGATLPVLEALQESGVDLIELGMPYSDPIGDGSVIQDAAHKAISHGVHVGSIFELVRRARNGEGCKKITTPILLMGYCNPLIAYGGDCFMADAVKAGVDGLLIPDLPPEESEDFLERAKHFGLSVIYLISPVTPPDRIELIDSMSTDFSYCLAVNATTGTGKLDVAGMDEKIAEYLKRVRQHTKKKFVVGFGIKDRERVRKMWELADGAVVGSALLQHVATAKTPEETAELAAGFWKSLR, encoded by the coding sequence ATGAAAGAGAACCGAATTACCCGGCTGGTGAAGCAGGACAAGAAGCTGCTCATCGCCTATTATATGCCTGAATTTCCCGTGCCGGGCGCTACTTTGCCTGTGCTTGAAGCGTTGCAGGAGAGCGGGGTCGATCTCATCGAGCTCGGTATGCCCTACTCCGATCCCATTGGCGACGGGTCGGTGATCCAGGACGCGGCGCACAAGGCGATCAGCCATGGCGTGCATGTTGGCAGCATCTTCGAGCTGGTCAGAAGAGCGCGCAATGGCGAGGGGTGCAAGAAGATCACCACGCCGATTCTGCTTATGGGTTACTGCAATCCGCTCATCGCCTACGGCGGCGACTGTTTCATGGCCGATGCGGTGAAGGCGGGCGTGGATGGGTTGCTGATTCCCGACCTGCCGCCCGAGGAGTCGGAGGATTTCCTCGAACGCGCCAAACACTTCGGCCTGTCGGTGATCTACCTCATTTCGCCGGTGACGCCGCCTGACCGTATCGAGCTGATCGACAGCATGTCCACCGACTTTTCGTATTGCCTCGCGGTTAACGCCACCACCGGGACCGGCAAGCTCGACGTTGCAGGCATGGACGAGAAGATCGCCGAGTATCTAAAGCGCGTGCGGCAGCACACGAAAAAGAAGTTCGTCGTCGGCTTTGGCATCAAGGATCGCGAGCGTGTGCGCAAGATGTGGGAGCTGGCCGACGGCGCGGTGGTCGGCTCGGCGCTGCTGCAACACGTCGCCACAGCGAAAACCCCCGAAGAGACTGCGGAGCTGGCCGCCGGGTTCTGGAAATCGCTGCGGTGA